In one Bufo gargarizans isolate SCDJY-AF-19 chromosome 11, ASM1485885v1, whole genome shotgun sequence genomic region, the following are encoded:
- the LOC122921897 gene encoding protein S100-B-like, with amino-acid sequence MVDTYNRFAGMEGSPLTMNTQEFREYLKYDIPVYIESKDPQIVEKTLASLDEDKDGELSYKEFLQFQMQYIVSKYNTNNRLQD; translated from the exons ATGGTGGACACCTACAACAGATTCGCCGGGATGGAAGGAAGTCCACTGACCATGAACACCCAGGAGTTCCGGGAATACCTGAAGTATGACATCCCCGTCTACATCGAG AGTAAGGACCCGCAGATCGTGGAGAAGACTCTGGCCTCCTTGGATGAGGATAAGGATGGAGAGCTGAGCTACAAGGAGTTCCTGCAGTTCCAGATGCAGTACATCGTCAGCAAGTACAACACCAACAACCGGCTGCAGGATTAG
- the LOC122921893 gene encoding uncharacterized protein LOC122921893, with product MLHCTHTLHCTHTLYCTPMLHCTHTLHCTHTLYCTPMLHCTHTLHCTHTLYCTHMLHCTHMLHCTHALYCNHTLHCTPMLLCAHMLLCAHTLYCTHMLHCTHMLHCTHALHCTHALYCTHTLYCTPMLHCTHTLHCTHTLYCTHTLHCTHMLHCTHMLHCTHAFYCNHTLHCTPMLFCAHMLLCAHTLLCAHTLLCAHMLHCTHMLHCTHALYCNHTLNCTPMLLCAHMLLCTMLLCTHTLYCTHMLHCTHMLLCAHTLYCTHMLHCTHTLHCTHMLHCTHALYCNHTLNCTPMLLCAHMLLCTMLLCTHTLYCTHMLHCTHMLHCTHTLYCTHMLHCTHMLLCAHTLYCTHMLHCTHTLHCTHMLHCNHTLNCTPMLLCAHMLLCTMLLCTHTLYCTHMLHCTHMLHCTHTLYCNHTLHCAHMLHCAHMLLCTHMLLCTHTLYCTHALYCNHTLHCAHMLLCTHMLLCTHTDVGIRDRDTKQHKRIYTVV from the exons ATGTTACACTGTACCCACACGTTACACTGTACCCACACGTTATACTGTACCCCCATGTTACACTGTACCCACACGTTACACTGTACCCACACGTTATACTGTACCCCCATGTTACACTGTACCCACACGTTACACTGTACCCACACATTATACTGTACCCACATGTTACACTGTACCCACATGTTACACTGTACCCACGCGTTATACTgtaatcacacattacactgtacCCCCATGTTACTCTGTGCCCACATGTTACTCTGTGCCCACACATTATACTGTACCCACATGTTACACTGTACCCACATGTTACACTGTACCCACGCGTTACACTGTACCCACGCGTTATACTGTACTCACACGTTATACTGTACCCCCATGTTACACTGTACCCACACGTTACACTGTACCCACACGTTATACTGTACCCACACGTTACACTGTACCCACATGTTACACTGTACCCACATGTTACACTGTACCCACGCGTTTTACTgtaatcacacattacactgtacCCCCATGTTATTCTGTGCCCACATGTTACTCTGTGCCCACACGTTACTCTGTGCCCACACGTTACTCTGTGCCCACATGTTACACTGTACCCACATGTTACACTGTACCCACGCGTTATACTGTAATCACACATTAAACTGTACCCCCATGTTACTCTGTGCCCACATGTTACTCTGTACCATGTTACTCTGTACCCACACATTATACTGTACCCACATGTTACACTGTACCCACATGTTACTCTGTGCCCACACATTATACTGTACCCACATGTTACACTGTACCCACACGTTACACTGTACCCACATGTTACACTGTACCCACGCGTTATACTGTAATCACACATTAAACTGTACCCCCATGTTACTCTGTGCCCACATGTTACTCTGTACCATGTTACTCTGTACCCACACATTATACTGTACCCACATGTTACACTGTACCCACATGTTACACTGTACCCACACATTATACTGTACCCACATGTTACACTGTACCCACATGTTACTCTGTGCCCACACATTATACTGTACCCACATGTTACACTGTACCCACACGTTACACTGTACCCACATGTTACACTGTAATCACACATTAAACTGTACCCCCATGTTACTCTGTGCCCACATGTTACTCTGTACCATGTTACTCTGTACCCACACATTATACTGTACCCACATGTTACACTGTACCCACATGTTACACTGTACCCACACATTATACTgtaatcacacattacactgtgCCCACATGTTACACTGTGCCCACATGTTACTCTGTACCCATATGTTACTCTGTACCCACACATTATACTGTACCCACGCGTTATACTgtaatcacacattacactgtgCCCACATGTTACTCTGTACCCATATGTTACTCTGTACccacacggacgtggggattcgtgatcgagatacaaaaCAGCaca agagaatatacacagtggtctga